The following coding sequences lie in one Mycobacterium sp. DL440 genomic window:
- a CDS encoding GTP-binding protein, which yields MTSTGSVPVLAVAGHLGAGKTTLLNHLLRNSRGVRIGALVNDFGAVNIDAMLVAGQVDAMASLSNGCICCAVDGEEVGEMLGRLAAVKPRLDLIVVEASGVAEPASLARTIVTVDDPRFHYAGLVLVLDGLQPDLSHGLPVADLVVLNKASSCADIDGLLARIRKFSPRVPVLPTDFARVDPELLIDPPQPRVPQAQLSFDELLREEHDHDHPEYQSVEFRTDAAVNPRLFMEFLRDRPEGLYRAKGFVDFGAQRFLLQLVGSALRFEKRRAGGTELVLIGTGMDPSAVLAGLERCTGEPADENAMLGVLKYVV from the coding sequence GTGACGTCGACCGGATCGGTACCCGTGCTCGCGGTCGCCGGGCACCTGGGCGCCGGCAAGACCACGCTGCTCAACCATCTGCTGCGCAACAGCCGCGGCGTCCGGATCGGTGCGCTGGTCAACGACTTCGGCGCGGTCAACATCGACGCCATGCTGGTGGCCGGTCAGGTCGACGCGATGGCATCGCTGTCCAACGGATGTATCTGTTGTGCGGTCGACGGCGAAGAAGTCGGCGAGATGCTGGGCAGGCTCGCGGCTGTCAAACCCCGGCTGGATCTCATCGTGGTGGAGGCCAGTGGCGTGGCCGAGCCGGCCTCCCTGGCCCGCACCATTGTCACAGTCGACGATCCCCGGTTCCATTACGCCGGCCTGGTTCTGGTCCTCGACGGCCTGCAACCCGACCTGAGTCACGGGCTGCCGGTCGCCGATCTGGTGGTGCTCAACAAGGCGTCCTCGTGCGCCGACATCGACGGCCTGCTCGCACGGATCCGCAAGTTCAGTCCCCGGGTTCCGGTGCTGCCCACCGACTTTGCCCGCGTCGACCCCGAGTTGCTGATCGACCCGCCGCAGCCACGGGTTCCGCAGGCCCAGCTGTCTTTCGACGAACTGCTGCGCGAGGAGCACGATCACGACCATCCCGAGTATCAGAGCGTCGAGTTCCGCACCGATGCCGCGGTCAACCCACGCTTGTTCATGGAGTTTCTGCGGGACCGCCCCGAAGGGCTTTACCGCGCCAAGGGTTTCGTCGACTTCGGCGCTCAGCGCTTCCTGCTGCAGTTGGTCGGCAGCGCGCTGCGTTTCGAGAAGCGGCGTGCGGGCGGCACCGAGCTTGTGCTGATCGGCACCGGGATGGACCCGTCGGCAGTACTGGCGGGGCTCGAGCGGTGCACCGGTGAGCCGGCCGACGAGAACGCGATGTTGGGGGTGCTCAAGTACGTGGTGTAG
- a CDS encoding ABC transporter permease: protein MTYELPASKGPVRDVLVQGGHVLGFSVQALVSVVTAVVRRRLVLDEVVNQTLFIGRVCTGPALLLMMPIGVFIAVSVGELAGRIGAGGYSGAVVAFIIVGQAAALVCALMMAGVAGSAICTDLGSRTIREEIDAMEVMGLDVIERLVAPRLVAAVIVALALCSIVTFGGVMACYLYHISVQHLPAGTFLATFSQYGQVSDFVMALIKSAVFGLTATLVATFKGLHTKGGAGGVANAVNEAVVLAFALVFILNTTMSALYTVVVPAVGSYR, encoded by the coding sequence ATGACATACGAGCTACCAGCGTCCAAGGGCCCAGTTCGGGACGTCCTGGTCCAGGGCGGCCACGTGCTCGGCTTCTCGGTGCAGGCGCTGGTCAGCGTCGTCACCGCGGTGGTCCGCCGGCGACTGGTGCTCGACGAGGTCGTCAACCAGACCTTGTTCATCGGCCGGGTGTGCACCGGGCCGGCCCTGCTGCTGATGATGCCCATCGGGGTGTTCATCGCCGTGTCGGTCGGTGAGCTGGCCGGGCGCATCGGCGCCGGGGGCTACTCGGGCGCGGTGGTGGCGTTCATCATCGTCGGCCAGGCCGCGGCCCTGGTGTGCGCGCTGATGATGGCCGGCGTGGCCGGCTCGGCGATCTGCACCGACCTGGGATCGCGCACCATCCGCGAAGAGATCGACGCGATGGAGGTCATGGGCCTGGATGTGATCGAGCGACTCGTGGCACCGCGGCTGGTCGCCGCCGTCATCGTGGCCCTGGCCCTGTGCTCGATCGTCACCTTCGGCGGCGTGATGGCGTGCTACCTGTACCACATCAGCGTGCAGCACCTGCCCGCCGGAACGTTCCTGGCCACGTTCAGCCAGTACGGCCAGGTGTCGGATTTCGTTATGGCACTGATCAAGTCAGCGGTGTTCGGACTTACCGCGACTTTGGTCGCCACCTTCAAGGGCCTGCACACCAAGGGCGGCGCCGGCGGGGTGGCCAACGCGGTGAACGAGGCCGTGGTGCTGGCCTTCGCACTGGTCTTCATCCTCAACACCACCATGTCGGCGCTGTACACCGTGGTGGTTCCGGCCGTGGGCAGCTACAGATGA
- a CDS encoding pyrimidine/purine nucleoside phosphorylase codes for MFKVNEYFGGDVASIAFTAPEGPATVGVMAVGEYEFGTSQLEIMRVVSGALTVKLPGSEQWETFAAGTQFTVPADSKFQVRTEVETAYLCEYR; via the coding sequence TTGTTCAAGGTCAACGAGTACTTCGGCGGCGACGTCGCATCGATCGCCTTCACGGCACCGGAGGGGCCTGCGACCGTGGGCGTCATGGCCGTCGGCGAGTACGAGTTCGGTACTTCCCAGCTCGAGATCATGCGGGTGGTGTCCGGCGCTCTGACCGTCAAGTTGCCCGGCAGCGAGCAGTGGGAAACCTTCGCGGCGGGAACACAATTCACCGTGCCGGCCGACAGCAAGTTCCAGGTCCGCACCGAGGTCGAGACGGCCTATCTGTGTGAGTACCGATGA
- the grcC1 gene encoding nonaprenyl/(2E,6E)-farnesyl/geranylgeranyl diphosphat synthase: MRTPATVVAGVDFGDAAFAADVRDSVARIEQLMSDELGKADELMAEAVQHLFQAGGKRFRPLFTVLSASLGPRPDDPQVAIAGAVIELVHLATLYHDDVMDEAQMRRGAPSANARWGNNIAILAGDYLFATASRLVSLLGPDAVRVIADTFAQLVTGQMRETRGAAEHVDSVDHYLKVVYEKTACLIAASGRFGATFSGADADQIERLHRLGGIVGTAFQISDDIIDIDSEPDESGKVPGTDLREGVHTLPVLYALRESGPDSDRLRELLDTPVERDEDVAEALALLRRSAGMVRAKETVAEYAAQARDELAGLPAGPGRDALATLVDYTVNRHG, encoded by the coding sequence ATGAGGACACCAGCGACTGTGGTGGCAGGCGTTGATTTCGGGGACGCGGCGTTCGCCGCCGACGTCCGGGACAGCGTCGCCAGGATCGAACAACTGATGTCTGACGAGCTGGGCAAAGCCGACGAGCTCATGGCCGAGGCGGTCCAGCACTTGTTCCAGGCCGGGGGCAAGCGGTTCCGCCCGCTGTTCACCGTGCTCTCGGCGTCCCTGGGGCCCCGGCCCGACGACCCTCAGGTCGCGATCGCCGGTGCGGTCATCGAGCTGGTGCACCTGGCCACGCTGTATCACGACGACGTGATGGACGAGGCCCAGATGCGTCGCGGGGCGCCGAGCGCCAACGCCCGGTGGGGCAACAACATCGCGATCCTGGCCGGTGACTACCTGTTCGCGACGGCCTCGCGGCTGGTTTCGCTGCTCGGGCCCGATGCGGTGCGTGTGATTGCTGACACATTCGCCCAACTGGTGACCGGCCAGATGCGCGAGACCCGCGGTGCGGCCGAGCATGTCGACTCCGTCGACCATTACCTCAAGGTGGTCTATGAGAAGACCGCCTGTCTGATCGCTGCCTCGGGACGGTTCGGCGCGACGTTCTCGGGTGCCGATGCCGACCAGATCGAGCGGCTGCACCGCCTGGGCGGGATCGTGGGCACCGCGTTCCAGATCTCCGACGACATCATCGACATCGACAGTGAGCCCGACGAATCGGGCAAGGTTCCGGGTACTGACCTGCGCGAAGGCGTGCATACCCTGCCGGTGCTGTATGCGTTGCGCGAGTCGGGGCCGGATTCCGACCGGTTGCGCGAGTTGCTGGACACGCCCGTCGAGCGTGACGAGGACGTGGCCGAGGCGTTGGCGCTGCTGCGGCGGTCGGCCGGCATGGTCCGTGCCAAGGAGACCGTGGCCGAGTACGCGGCGCAGGCACGTGACGAGTTGGCCGGCCTTCCGGCCGGGCCCGGGCGTGACGCGCTGGCCACACTGGTGGACTACACGGTCAACCGTCACGGCTGA
- a CDS encoding ABC transporter permease, which produces MTALTSSAALQRISRPAVAGYDALTVAGQHVTFYAKVLGSLPYALVRYRKHTLGQIGEVTFGTSSLLSGGGTIGIVFAMSLAAAMMLGVETQRGLDLVGMNTLSGMLAAIANTRELAPVVVAIALAAKVGTGFTAQIGAMRISDEIDALDAMALRSIPYLVGTRVLASVVCVIPIYMIGLLASYLSTRTVVVIFNGASPGTYDYFFHLALGPRDLLYSGIKAIVFAIVVALVHCTYGYFASGGPAGVGQAAGRALRTAILAVGILDVLLTFALWGLVPEIPGMGM; this is translated from the coding sequence ATGACCGCACTTACCAGCAGTGCTGCCCTGCAGCGGATTTCGCGACCCGCGGTCGCCGGGTACGACGCACTCACGGTGGCCGGCCAGCACGTCACCTTCTACGCCAAGGTCCTCGGTTCACTGCCGTATGCCCTGGTGCGCTACCGCAAGCACACCCTCGGCCAGATCGGCGAGGTCACCTTCGGCACCAGCTCCCTGCTGTCCGGCGGCGGAACCATCGGGATCGTGTTCGCCATGTCGCTGGCCGCGGCCATGATGCTGGGCGTCGAGACCCAGCGCGGCCTGGACCTGGTCGGCATGAACACGCTGTCCGGCATGCTCGCCGCGATCGCCAACACCCGCGAATTGGCGCCGGTGGTGGTGGCGATCGCCCTGGCCGCCAAGGTCGGAACGGGCTTCACCGCCCAAATCGGGGCCATGCGGATCTCCGACGAGATCGACGCGCTCGACGCCATGGCACTGCGCTCCATCCCGTACCTGGTCGGCACGCGCGTGCTGGCCTCGGTGGTCTGCGTCATCCCGATCTACATGATCGGCCTGCTGGCGAGCTATCTGTCCACCCGTACGGTGGTGGTGATCTTCAACGGCGCGTCCCCCGGCACGTACGACTACTTCTTCCACCTGGCCCTCGGCCCGCGCGACCTGCTCTATTCGGGGATCAAGGCGATCGTCTTCGCGATCGTGGTGGCCCTGGTGCACTGCACCTACGGCTACTTCGCCTCGGGCGGGCCCGCCGGGGTGGGACAAGCCGCCGGCCGGGCACTGCGCACAGCGATCCTGGCGGTCGGCATCCTCGACGTGCTGCTCACCTTCGCCCTGTGGGGCCTGGTCCCCGAGATCCCCGGGATGGGAATGTGA
- the menJ gene encoding menaquinone reductase, whose product MDIKADVVVVGAGPAGSAAAAWAARAGRDVLVVDAAQFPRDKSCGDGLTPRAVAELERLGMGPWLDTRIRHHGLRMSGFGADVEVPWPGPSFPSTGSAVPRTELDDRIRSVAADDGAKMRLGTKAVGVNYDSRGRVESVQLDDGATIGCNHLIVADGARSTLGRVLGRTWHKETVYGTAIRAYIATPRADEPWITSHLELRSPEGQVLPGYGWIFPLGNGEVNIGVGALATAKRPANAALRPLLSYYTQLRRGEWGFSGEPRAALSALLPMGGAVSGVAGPNWMLIGDAAACVNPLNGEGIDYGLETGRLAAELLGSGDYSQAWPAVLQEHYAHGFSIARRLALLLTLPRFLPASGPVAVRSSFLMNIAVRVMGNLVTEEDDDWVARVWRGAGLASRRLDQRKPFS is encoded by the coding sequence ATGGATATCAAGGCAGACGTGGTCGTCGTCGGCGCCGGGCCGGCCGGGTCGGCGGCCGCCGCATGGGCGGCTCGAGCCGGTCGTGACGTGCTGGTGGTCGATGCCGCGCAGTTCCCCCGGGACAAGTCCTGCGGCGACGGACTGACGCCGCGCGCGGTCGCCGAGCTGGAACGGCTCGGCATGGGCCCGTGGCTCGACACCCGGATCCGCCATCACGGCCTGCGGATGTCGGGGTTCGGCGCCGACGTCGAGGTGCCGTGGCCCGGGCCGTCGTTCCCGTCCACCGGAAGTGCGGTCCCGCGCACCGAACTCGACGACCGGATCCGCTCCGTCGCCGCCGACGACGGCGCCAAGATGCGATTGGGCACCAAAGCGGTTGGGGTCAACTATGACTCACGTGGACGAGTCGAATCCGTGCAGCTCGATGACGGCGCCACGATCGGCTGCAACCATCTGATCGTGGCCGACGGAGCCCGCTCCACCCTGGGCCGTGTGCTCGGCCGTACGTGGCACAAGGAAACCGTCTACGGCACCGCCATCCGGGCCTACATCGCCACGCCCCGAGCTGACGAGCCGTGGATCACCTCGCATCTGGAGCTGCGCTCCCCCGAAGGTCAGGTGCTGCCCGGCTACGGCTGGATCTTCCCGCTGGGCAACGGCGAGGTGAACATCGGTGTGGGCGCCCTGGCGACGGCCAAACGTCCCGCCAACGCCGCCCTGCGCCCGTTGCTGTCGTATTACACCCAGTTGCGCCGCGGGGAGTGGGGATTTTCCGGGGAGCCGCGGGCGGCGCTGTCGGCGCTGCTGCCGATGGGCGGTGCGGTGTCCGGGGTGGCGGGGCCCAACTGGATGCTCATCGGCGATGCGGCGGCATGCGTCAATCCGCTCAACGGCGAGGGCATCGACTACGGGCTGGAAACTGGCCGGCTGGCGGCCGAGCTGCTCGGGTCCGGCGACTATTCACAAGCCTGGCCCGCGGTTTTGCAGGAGCATTACGCCCACGGGTTCTCGATCGCCCGACGACTGGCCCTGCTGCTCACGCTGCCCCGGTTCCTGCCGGCGTCCGGTCCGGTCGCGGTCCGCTCGTCGTTCCTGATGAACATCGCCGTGCGGGTGATGGGCAACCTGGTCACCGAAGAGGACGACGACTGGGTCGCCCGGGTGTGGCGGGGCGCCGGTCTGGCGTCGCGTCGCCTGGATCAGCGCAAACCGTTCAGCTGA
- a CDS encoding MCE family protein, with translation MKRLRPFGRRRRYSEPSRAKLALRGLAAATVAVAVASALVARASGHLERSADVFVGVPVSAGLITGGSPVRYHGVNVGRIADIESGTHTSRVRLAIEPDSLGIIPSSTVARIVPRTFFGDIYLQLVDPQHNRSTTGLKPGDTVAIDDSPDAMALYDVFTKIVELFSQIKPERMQTALTAISQSLRNRGTELGTTIDNLSASAQVLTPSLVRFLDTTPQFRDVMASLNTATPDIISTLSAATSVSNRMVDDQKKFASALDGFARFSSVLTSFLSDHRAQLITVVDSAGKIMATTAAQPLGLVDTLAGAQSFGEAGAKVFATGKFNITAVATFAGPMPYALTDCPAYGNTQGARCAESAPSGAVPDQPVDVLSRPAADLPVTPFTAPAPHLPTHSFLPPGPGLPQSAPIPTEPLPAEAVPGAAPASSISEAAPASVIVDADGQAHALAVLQDELAPPAGTPSTQPNIATVLMLGPLVRGTEVQVS, from the coding sequence GTGAAGCGCCTCAGGCCATTCGGCAGGCGCCGCAGGTATTCGGAACCCAGCCGGGCGAAACTGGCGCTGCGCGGCCTGGCCGCCGCCACGGTAGCGGTAGCGGTGGCGTCGGCGCTGGTGGCCCGGGCGTCCGGACATCTGGAACGCAGTGCCGATGTGTTCGTGGGAGTTCCGGTGTCGGCCGGCCTGATCACCGGCGGATCCCCGGTGCGCTACCACGGCGTCAACGTCGGACGCATCGCCGACATCGAGTCGGGCACCCACACATCCCGGGTCCGGCTGGCCATCGAACCCGACAGCCTCGGCATCATCCCGTCCTCTACCGTCGCGCGGATCGTGCCCCGCACCTTCTTCGGCGACATCTACCTGCAACTCGTTGACCCGCAACACAACCGGTCGACAACGGGGCTGAAGCCAGGTGACACCGTAGCGATCGACGACAGCCCCGACGCGATGGCGCTCTACGACGTGTTCACCAAGATCGTCGAGCTGTTCTCACAGATCAAACCCGAGCGCATGCAGACCGCCCTCACCGCGATCAGCCAGTCACTGCGCAACCGCGGCACCGAACTGGGCACGACGATCGACAACCTGAGCGCGAGCGCCCAGGTGCTGACCCCGTCGCTGGTGCGGTTCCTCGACACCACACCGCAATTCCGGGATGTGATGGCCTCGCTGAACACCGCCACCCCCGACATCATCTCCACGCTGTCGGCGGCGACGTCAGTGTCCAACCGGATGGTCGACGACCAGAAGAAGTTCGCCTCGGCGCTGGACGGTTTCGCCCGGTTCTCCTCTGTGCTCACCTCATTCCTCTCCGACCATCGCGCGCAGCTGATCACCGTCGTCGACTCGGCAGGCAAGATCATGGCGACCACCGCCGCCCAGCCACTCGGTCTGGTGGACACCCTGGCCGGCGCCCAGTCGTTCGGTGAGGCCGGCGCCAAGGTGTTCGCGACGGGCAAGTTCAACATCACCGCCGTGGCGACTTTCGCCGGACCGATGCCGTACGCGCTGACCGACTGTCCGGCGTACGGCAACACCCAGGGCGCCCGGTGCGCCGAATCCGCTCCGTCGGGTGCGGTACCGGATCAGCCGGTGGACGTGCTGTCCCGCCCGGCCGCCGATCTGCCGGTCACACCGTTCACCGCGCCGGCCCCGCACCTGCCGACGCATTCGTTCCTGCCGCCGGGCCCCGGGTTGCCGCAGTCCGCCCCGATCCCTACGGAACCGCTTCCCGCCGAGGCAGTTCCGGGAGCCGCACCTGCGTCATCGATTTCCGAGGCTGCGCCCGCGTCGGTCATCGTCGACGCCGACGGCCAGGCCCATGCCCTGGCGGTGCTGCAGGACGAGCTGGCCCCCCCGGCCGGCACCCCCTCGACCCAACCCAACATCGCCACTGTCCTCATGCTGGGCCCCCTGGTGCGCGGCACGGAAGTGCAGGTGTCATGA
- a CDS encoding MCE family protein — protein MNRNGRWQSWAKLGIFSTAGVLSAVLVINTLSVPVRGSTVTYQAQFTSVEGLNVGNPVTMNGIRIGRVDTIRFAPNTDGTTRADVDIEVNSDFTLTSNVTAAVRYGDMLGARYVALSDPGGAIMDVSTDEPPARLAAGGVIPLAQTSPAVDLTALLNGFKPLFDALAPEQVNTLTRGFVETFSGQAQTLTTLLTQIAAMTSSLSSNAGIFTQLIDNMSTLMRTMDTRQPQLEQMLSGLNRLSAAVTSGDRQFETLIDQGDAVLATLANTVNNSSAAYGDTITNLNAMLQTWQPNTEEFTKLLTRLPEFGDAINRTSSYGGFVSLYLCNFTLKIRSHEANIFGYTHSEVCQ, from the coding sequence ATGAACCGCAACGGACGGTGGCAGTCATGGGCCAAGCTGGGCATCTTCAGTACAGCCGGAGTGCTCAGTGCAGTGTTGGTGATCAACACCCTGTCGGTGCCGGTGCGCGGTAGCACCGTCACCTATCAGGCGCAGTTCACCAGCGTCGAGGGCCTCAATGTCGGAAACCCGGTGACCATGAACGGCATTCGGATCGGGCGGGTGGATACGATCCGGTTTGCCCCCAACACCGACGGCACCACCCGGGCCGATGTCGACATCGAGGTCAACTCCGACTTCACCCTGACCAGCAATGTCACCGCGGCAGTGCGCTACGGCGACATGCTCGGTGCCCGCTATGTGGCCCTGTCCGACCCGGGCGGGGCAATCATGGATGTCTCCACCGACGAACCTCCGGCGCGACTGGCCGCCGGGGGCGTCATCCCCCTGGCCCAGACGTCGCCCGCGGTTGATCTGACCGCACTGCTCAACGGGTTCAAACCGCTGTTCGACGCGCTGGCTCCCGAGCAGGTCAACACTTTGACCCGGGGATTCGTCGAGACCTTCAGTGGCCAGGCCCAGACCCTGACCACGCTGCTGACCCAGATCGCCGCAATGACTTCGTCTTTGAGTAGCAATGCGGGCATTTTCACCCAGCTCATCGACAACATGTCGACGTTGATGCGCACCATGGACACCCGCCAGCCCCAACTGGAACAGATGCTCAGCGGGCTCAACCGGCTCAGCGCAGCGGTGACCTCCGGTGACCGGCAGTTCGAGACGCTCATCGACCAGGGCGACGCCGTGCTGGCCACCCTGGCCAACACGGTCAACAACTCGAGCGCGGCCTACGGAGACACCATCACCAATCTCAATGCCATGCTGCAGACCTGGCAGCCCAACACCGAGGAATTCACCAAGTTGCTGACCCGGTTGCCCGAGTTCGGTGACGCGATCAACCGCACTTCCAGCTACGGCGGGTTCGTCAGCCTGTACCTGTGCAACTTCACCCTCAAGATCCGTAGCCACGAAGCCAACATCTTCGGCTACACGCATTCCGAGGTGTGTCAGTAG
- a CDS encoding TspO/MBR family protein, which translates to MRPITLAKTATAALTTALVGGLASRPAQSSWYEQLRKPSFQPPRQAFPVVWPILYAGIAVVSARTIDRLRADGHPDRARHYTVALAGNLAVNAAWSWVFFSRRQLGAAAVTAAALTASSADLTRRAVQAQGGPGAVLAPYPLWCAFATALSTRIWMLNRNDRAQLNGLR; encoded by the coding sequence ATGCGACCGATCACCCTGGCCAAGACGGCCACCGCGGCACTGACCACTGCGCTTGTCGGCGGGCTGGCCAGTCGGCCCGCGCAGTCGAGCTGGTACGAACAGCTGCGCAAGCCGTCGTTTCAGCCTCCGCGACAAGCCTTTCCGGTCGTCTGGCCGATCCTGTACGCCGGCATCGCGGTGGTATCGGCCCGTACGATCGACCGGCTGCGCGCCGATGGTCACCCGGACCGGGCTCGTCACTACACAGTGGCCTTGGCAGGCAACCTGGCCGTCAACGCGGCATGGTCATGGGTGTTCTTCTCCCGCCGCCAACTCGGCGCCGCGGCCGTCACCGCCGCTGCACTGACCGCCAGCAGCGCCGATCTGACCCGTCGCGCAGTACAGGCGCAAGGTGGCCCCGGCGCGGTGCTGGCGCCCTATCCGCTGTGGTGTGCCTTCGCGACGGCGCTGTCCACCCGGATCTGGATGCTCAACCGCAATGACCGCGCTCAGCTGAACGGTTTGCGCTGA
- a CDS encoding FAD-dependent oxidoreductase, with product MSGGAGERHISRRSFLAGTATAGVAAAALSRPATAHAAPGSTVAIFGAGVAGLTAAHELAERGYRVTVFERKALGGKARSIPAPSPSGSALPAEHGFRFFPGFYRNVTDTMRRIPFAGNTFGVWQNLTRATSYLHSGLGRADLTIPLPFPIPTLPNPITPKAFTESVAAVFQTLFRLPPLEAVYAAQKLAVYVTSCDERKLGQWDNMTWEKYIGADHKSKEYNRYLADGIIRNLAASKSKDASAHSIGLVGEASVWSILLLGNDIDNKGFDRVLNGPTSLQWIDPWVAHLQSLGVTFRLGQALARLTPNGRHIASATVVDGNGVAQPVVADWYISAVPCEKLAAVLTPDVIAADPKLANVAALRTEWMNGLMFFLRERVDVTKGHVNYVDSGWGLTSISEAQFWKRPLTSYGDGTVKDCLSAIISDWSTQGNFNGLSARQCTPPQIAAEAWAQIKAHLNDTSIVVTDKMVHSWFLDPSIIDSGTPNVRNDEPLFIQDPGSWARRPEAVTGIDNLFLAGEWIKTDQNVTTMEGANEGGRYAANGVLLASGYSGSKANVLGLFQAPWWGPFKAADKARYRARLPHALDIVDTRWPT from the coding sequence ATGTCGGGTGGGGCTGGGGAACGTCACATTTCACGGCGGTCGTTTCTGGCCGGAACGGCCACGGCGGGGGTGGCCGCTGCGGCGCTGAGCAGACCGGCGACCGCGCACGCCGCGCCCGGGTCCACGGTCGCGATATTCGGTGCCGGGGTGGCCGGCCTGACTGCCGCGCACGAGTTGGCCGAGCGCGGGTACCGGGTCACGGTGTTCGAGCGAAAAGCCTTGGGCGGCAAGGCACGGTCGATCCCGGCACCGTCGCCGTCGGGCAGCGCCCTACCGGCCGAACACGGCTTCCGGTTCTTCCCGGGCTTCTACCGCAACGTCACCGACACCATGCGGCGTATCCCGTTCGCCGGCAACACCTTCGGCGTATGGCAGAACCTGACCCGAGCCACGTCGTATCTGCACTCGGGGCTGGGGCGGGCGGATCTGACCATTCCGCTGCCCTTTCCGATCCCGACGCTGCCCAACCCCATCACCCCGAAGGCGTTCACCGAGTCGGTGGCCGCGGTGTTCCAGACGCTGTTCCGGTTGCCGCCGTTGGAAGCGGTGTACGCCGCGCAGAAGCTCGCGGTCTACGTCACCAGCTGCGATGAGCGCAAGCTCGGTCAGTGGGACAACATGACCTGGGAGAAATACATCGGGGCGGACCACAAGAGCAAGGAGTACAACCGCTACCTGGCCGACGGCATCATCCGGAACCTGGCCGCCTCCAAGTCCAAAGACGCCAGCGCGCATTCGATCGGGCTGGTCGGCGAGGCCTCGGTGTGGTCGATCCTGCTGCTGGGCAACGACATCGACAACAAGGGGTTCGACCGGGTGCTCAACGGGCCCACCAGCCTGCAGTGGATCGATCCCTGGGTGGCCCACCTGCAGTCGCTGGGGGTGACGTTCCGACTCGGTCAGGCGCTGGCCCGGCTGACCCCGAACGGTCGCCACATCGCCTCGGCAACTGTGGTGGACGGCAACGGGGTGGCCCAACCTGTGGTCGCGGATTGGTACATCTCTGCCGTGCCCTGCGAGAAGCTCGCGGCGGTGCTCACCCCCGACGTGATCGCCGCCGATCCCAAGCTCGCCAATGTGGCGGCGTTACGCACCGAGTGGATGAACGGGCTGATGTTCTTTCTGCGTGAGCGCGTCGACGTCACGAAGGGGCACGTCAACTACGTCGACTCCGGGTGGGGGCTCACCTCCATCAGTGAGGCCCAGTTCTGGAAGCGGCCGCTGACGTCCTATGGGGACGGCACTGTCAAAGACTGTCTGTCGGCGATCATCTCGGACTGGAGCACGCAGGGGAATTTCAACGGGCTCAGTGCCAGGCAGTGCACCCCGCCGCAGATCGCCGCCGAGGCCTGGGCGCAGATCAAGGCACATCTCAACGACACCAGCATCGTGGTCACGGACAAGATGGTGCATTCGTGGTTTCTCGACCCGTCGATCATCGACTCGGGCACGCCCAACGTGCGCAATGATGAGCCGCTGTTCATCCAGGACCCGGGTTCGTGGGCGCGCCGGCCTGAGGCCGTCACCGGGATCGACAATCTGTTCCTGGCCGGCGAGTGGATCAAGACCGACCAGAACGTCACCACGATGGAGGGCGCCAACGAAGGCGGCCGGTACGCCGCCAACGGGGTGCTGCTGGCGTCGGGCTACTCAGGGTCGAAGGCCAACGTCCTCGGGTTGTTCCAGGCGCCGTGGTGGGGCCCGTTCAAGGCGGCGGACAAGGCGCGGTACCGGGCCAGGCTGCCCCACGCGCTGGACATCGTCGACACCCGCTGGCCGACCTGA